The DNA window CCGACGGTCCGCTCCGAAATGATGTTCAGGTCCGTTTGGAGCCGCCCGGACTGCAGGACCGTGACGATGTCTGAGGCCTCCTGCCGCGACTCAAGCCCCGTAATCTCGGTCCGTCCCCCAGAAATTCGGCTCTGGATGTTCGGGCTCGAGTAGACGATGTCGTCGAGAACGATCGACACCCGGTTCCCGATGTTCGCCGCGGTAATTCGGTCCCAGCGCCGCGCACCGTCCGAGTTCATCGTGATGGAGACCTTCGGCTCGTTTGTCTGCCGGTCGAATTGGACCGACGCCTCCGTAACCACCTCGCCGGTGAGCTCCGGCTCCGCCCGGACGGCCAGAAGGTGAAATGCCTCCCGCCCGTCCTCGGTGGTCAACACGGGACTGGCCGTCCACATCGGCTCGATCCCCGGGGGCAGCATGTTCTGAACCGACGGGTCCTGAAGAAGCTCGTTCACCCGCGACGTATCGGACGCGAAGGCCCGCCCGATGATCGGCTGCTCCTGGCCCGGCATCGGCTGCATCGCGGCCAGAAGCGAATTCTGGGGCCCCGTCTGCGCGCTCTCTCCGGGTTCCGTAAGGGCCGTTCCCTGCTGCTGGCCGCCGGATGCCTCCTGTCCCGACGACGCCGCGAGCTCGGTGCCCTCCGTCACGCCGGACGTGTCGGTCGAGGCCTCCGTCGCGGCCGTGTCGGCGGCCTGGGCCTCCGCAATGCGGGCGGAGTCCTCCGCGGTCGGCTCGTAGTACTCAATCATGCGCTGTACCGACTCCCCCAGCTGCTGGGGATTCGCCATCAGGTGAAAGGTGAGCTGCGACGCGCTCTCCAACAGGTCGCGGACGCGCTCCCGGTCACTCACCCCCGGCAGCTCCACCACAATCCGCTCGTCGCCCTGCCGCTGGATGGACGGCTCCGTCACCCCGTACTGGTTGACGCGGTTGCGGACGACCTGAATGCCATTCTGAACCGCCGTGTCCGCCTGGCCCTGGAGGTACTCCTGCACCTCGTCGTTCGAGGAGCGTCGCGTGATGTCCTCGCCCTGGTTGCGGAAGTACCGGGACAAGCGGCCGTCCGGGTTTTCGGCCTCAAACTCCTCGACGAACGCCTCCACGACCGACACATTCTCTTCCTCCGCGCGCTGCTCGGCCGTCCGGAGGGCCTGCTGGAAGGCCTCGTCCTTGTTGACCGCCAACTGATTGAGGAGATTCCCGATTTCCACCTCCAGCGTCACGTGCATGCCGCCCTGCAGGTCGAGCCCCAGGTTGAGGGAGCTTGCGTCGACCTGCTGAAGCCACTGGCGGTTGTCCTCCCGGTACTCCACCCGCTCCTCCTCGGACATGTTGTTCATTTTGTAGCTGACGTACAGGTTCTGCACCGAGGGAAAGAGGTAGAACCCGCACAGCCCGACGAAGAAGATCGTAAGTCCAACTTTAAAGCCGTTCCCCTGCATAGAAGACACTCGTTCAATTCAAGGTAGAACCAAATTCAGAGACGGGCCCATTCGCCAAGCCGTTGCAACGGTCCACGGGGAGGGCCGACACGGGCCTCTCCCGGGACGTCCCGTCGTAGCGGGCCCACGGGACGAGAGGTGGAGGAACGACCCTACGGACCCAGCGGGCGGGACGCAACCAGCACGCGGGCCAATCGCCGTGCCTGAAGGGGAAGGAGAACGGCCCGCTCCGCAGGTGGGTCTTTGAGGATCCGAGACTGGGGACGGAGCGTGTCCCAGATGGGCCGCTGCTCTCGTCGCACACTGCGGCCCTTGGACACCGCCCACTGTGAGAACTGCTGGACGAGGCGGACGAGCCTCCGGAACGGCAGCGCAACGAGCGCCGGGCAGGTCCAGAACAAAAGGAAGAGACGCATGAAGAGGGCTCGCCGTCCAGTTTAGAGTCGACGGTTACCAGAAATAACAGGGTCGATGTAATTGTTTCCCCGGCGGCGGCCCCGCCTTCTTCTCGACTCCAAATTGTTGGGGGTTTCACCCGCCGGAGTCCCGCTTTTTTGTTGCTTCTCCGCCGGGCCTGTCCCTTTATGGAGCATCCCCATCCGGTTCTCTTCTCCGTCCCCTCGTCCCCCATGCCTCCTTCCGGCGAAACGGGCACGTTCCGCACCCACGACGGCCTCTCGCTCGCGACGCGACGATGGACGCCAAGTGCGGCCCCCGAAGCACACGTCCTTCTGGTGCACGGCTACGCCGAGCACTGTGGGCGGTACGACCATGTCGCGACCGCCCTCACGGAGCAGGGAGCCGCCGTCCACGCCTACGACCAGCGGGGCCACGGGCGCTCGGACGGACGGCGGGCCTACGTGGACCGCTTCGAGCAGTACCTCGCAGACCTCGATGCGTTTCGGCTCCACGTCGCGCCTCTAGAGGACAAGCCGGTGTTCCTCTTCGGCCACAGCATGGGCGGGCTCGTCACGGTGCTCTATGTCCTGAACCGCCGCCCCCACGTCGATGGCCTTTTGCTCAGCGCCCCCGCCATTGAAGTCAACCCCGACCTCGCCCCGGTCCTGCGCCGCATGGCACAGGCCCTGGGCCGCGTCGCCCCCACCCTGCCGACCGTGCGCTCCCCACAGGGATCGATCTCTCGGGACCCGGCGGTCCTGGAGGACGCGCGGAACGACCCGCTCAACTACCACGGGCGCACCCTCGCCCGCACCGGCGCCGAGCTCCTACGGGCCGGAAACGACGCCCAATGCCGCCTCCACGAGCTGACGATCCCGTTTCTGGTGTTCCACGGCACGGCGGATCCCCTGGTCTCTCCCGCCGGAAGCCGGCACCTCCACGAGCGGGCCGCCGCTCCCGACAAGACCCTCAAGCTCTACGACGGGCTCTACCACGAGACCTTCAACGAACCGGAGCGGGAGCGCGTCCTTGGTGACGTGAGCACCTGGCTCGCGGAGCGCTTGCCTACCGATCCGGCCCGGTGAGGAGGTCAAACGTCACCTGCACCTGGGCCGAGACTTCAATTTCCCCAGCGGCATATGCCTCCGGCTCGCCCTGACTGGTGCTGGTGGTCTTGGCCATCTCCACACGAGCCCTCTGCGGCTGGGGGCGCACGAAGTCGAAGCTCTGTTCGTTGATGGTCCGCACGGACCCGAGCTGCGCGTCGAGCGTCGCGGCCAGGAGACGGGCCTTCTCACGTGCCGCCCGGGCCGCCTCGCGCAGTGCCTCGTTGCGAAACTGCGTCCGATCGCTGAGCCGGTAGTCGATGCCGTCGAGCTCGTTCGCCCCGCCCTCCACGACATCGGCCACGAGCTGGGGCAACACGTCCAGGCGATCGAGCTCGACCACCACCTGACGGGTCGCCTCGTAGCCCACGAGCTCGCGCCGGTTTTCCTCGTCGTTGTACTCGTACTGCGGCTGGAGGCGGAGGCTCTCCATCTGCAGTTTTTCCTCGGGGACGTCCAGGCCGCGCACCGCATTCATCGCAGTCTTGGCCGCCGTCGCGTTTTGGGTCCGGGCCGCCCCGGCGGTCTCGGCCCGCGTGACCACCCCGAAGCGCACGAGGGCCTGATCGGGCTGTGCGGTGACGGTCCCCTCCCCGCTCACGGACACCGTCGACCGGTCGTCGTCCTGCGCGGCGGCGGGGCCTACCGCAGTAAAAAGGGCCGCAACGACGACGAGCCAGAGGGGAAAAAGACGATAAAACATCGGGAGGCAGGGCATTGAATAGGCGTGACACACGCAGCATTCGGGCCTTCAAAACGGATCGTCGGACAGAATTCGTACCGTTACCGCTGCCCGTTCATCTGTTCAGATCCGGCAGCCCGCGGGCAATCTGACCCCGCTCCTTTCCGTTACGGATGCAGCCGCGCGATCGTGCGGGGGAAGGGAATGGTCTCGCGGACGTGATCGCGGCCGGTGATCCAGGAGACGGTCCGCTCCAGTCCCAGCCCGAAGCCGCTGTGGGGGACCGAGCCGAACTTGCGCAGGTCGAGGTACCAGTCGAAGACGTCCTCCGGCAGGTCGTGCGCCTCAATCTGCTCCTTCAGGAAGTCGAGGTCCGTCGCCCGCTCGCCGCCGCCGATGATCTCGCCGTAGCCCTCCGGCGCGAGCACATCGATCCCCATCGCGAGGCGGTCGTCGTCGGGGTCCCGCTTCATGTAGAACGCCTTGATCTCGGCGGGGAAGCGGTGCACGATGACCGGACGGTCGAAGTGCCACGTGAGCACCGTCTCGTCGTCGCCGCCAAAGTCGGAGCCCCACTCGAAGGTTTGGGCCGACTCCTTCCAGTCCGGCAGGTTGCGGAGGGCCTCCTCGATCTCGTCGACGCGCTTGTTGATCTCAATCTCGCGGGCGTCGATCTTGCGCTTCACGTGCTTCTTCGCCTGCCCGCGGCGTGTCTGGTTCTCCTCCTTTTCCTCCAGGAGTTCGGCCTTCTCTTCGTTCAGGGCTTCGATGCGCTCGTCAATCATCTCGGCCGTCTCGTCGCTGCGGAGCAGCTCCACCGCCTCGTCGTAGCTGATGCGGGGGAATGGCGTCTCCACCTGTTCGAGGGCGGACGTGTCCCGATCCAGCGCCTCCAGCTCCTCCTCGCAGTCCTCCAGGACGGCCTGGACGATGTGGGCCACGAAGTCCTCCGCGAGCTGGGCATTCATCTCCAGATCGTAGAACGCCATCTCCGGCTCGATCATCCAGAACTCGGTAAGATGGCGCCGGGTGGCCGACTTCTCGGCGCGGAACGTGGGGCCGAACGTGTAGACCTTGCCGTAGGCCATCGCCATCGCCTCCCCGTGCAGCTGCCCACTCTGGGTGAGGTAGGCACTCTCGTCGTCGAAGTAGTCCAGGTCAAACAGCGTAGACGTCCCCTCCACGGCGTTCCCCGTCAGGATGGGCGCGTCGGTCTGGAGAAAGCCCCGCTCCTGGAAGAACTCGTGGATGGCCGTCTCGATGCGGTTGCGAATGCGCATGACCGCCCATTGGCTCTCGCTCCGGAGCCACAGGTGGCGGTGCTCCATCAGAAAGTCGATGCCGTGCTCCTTCGGCGTGACGGGATAGTCGCCGGACTCCCCGATCCGCTCGACGGCGTCGACCTGCAGCTCATACCCCCCTGGCGCCCGCTCGTCCGCACTCACGGAGCCGGTAATCTCGAGCGCGGCCTCCTGCCGCACGTCATCGGCCACGGCCCAGCTGTCCGCGTCCACCGCGTCCTGCGGCACCACGCACTGCACGAAGCCGGAGCCGTCGCGCAGGATCAAAAACTTGATCCCCCCGGAGCCGCGCTGGTTGTGGAGCCAGCCCTTCAGGGTGACCGTCTCGTCGACGTGATCGGCGAGGTCCTCGATGCGGGTAAAGTCCTCGATGGTCCCATCCTCGCGGTCGGGACTGAGCATCGGGGCGGGGGAGTCGGCGTCGGACATGCGTCGGAGGGGACTGGGTGAGAACGAGTGACGGACGAAATAGGGGGCCGTGCGGACGTGCGCACCGTCCACGTGATACACCGGCGCGGGCTGAGGTTCCTCCCCGCGACGGCCTTCGTCAGACGATCATCCATGCCGCGAGCCCAGGGACCACGGGCCACGCCACGACCAGGTCGGCGAGGAAGGCGTCGCGGGGCCGCGTCGGGTCCATCCCCCAGACCGTCCCTCCCATGAGCAGGAGGCCCACGGCGTCAATCCCCACGAGCACCGGGGCCCTCGCAACAACGGCCCATCCCAGGGCCCCGAGGGCCGCAGCGGCGAGCCCCCCCGTCGCCGCCCATCGCACCCGTCGCAGCGTCCACCGCGGCGCCCAGGGCGCCAAGCCGGCCTTGATGTCGCCCCGGCGGTCGCCCCAGTCTGCAAGCAGCAGGTTGGGCAGGATGAACAGCGTGCGGGCCCCGAAGAACAGGAGCGCCCCGATCCCGACCGGGGCCCCCGCTTCCACAAAGGGAAGCAGTGCCCCTCCGGCGGCCCAGGTCGTGGCAATCGCCCCCGGCTTTGCGAGCCCCACGAGCACCGGTCGCCCCCCCGCCCCCCACCGAACATGGAGGACCGCGACACTCCCCAGCACCGCCGTCCACAGAAGGGTGGGCCACGCCAGGTACGGCAGCAGGGCCCCGCCCACCGCGAAGAGGCCCATCGTCTCGACCGCCAGCCATCCCTGATGCGCCCGAACCCACGCCACCCGATCCGGGCGGTTGACCCGATCTTCGGGGGCGGAGCCCCACACCCGATCCGCCGCGTAGATCAGCGTGACGCCGCAGAAGCCCACGACCAGCAGCGGAAGGTCCACGGGCAGGCCGAAGAGCCCGTACGTGCCCGTCAACAACGCCACGGCGACGCCGCCCACCGGCGCCGGGTCGTGGTATAGCGCGTCGACCAGTCGGAATTTCGACGGACCAACGGAACGTGGTGATGACATACAGCGAGGAGCGCGTCGTGGAGGCCGCCCTGTGCCCGGCGCGGGATTTTCAACGAAAGCGTAAAGTCGTACTCCAATTTCCCCACACCCTTCCGCCCGGTCGGGGCCCCAACGAATTGTTCATGGCAATTCTCCGTCGAAACGATTAGGATAAATGCTGACCGACACGGAAGCGCTTCCAAAAGCCGCCTCGTCTCCTGCCGGTCCCTCCGGGGGGAGGCGCTTCTCGCATGGACTTCACGGACCAACTCGATGCCACGATGCCCCTCCCCAACCACGTGACGTCTCACCTCCGTTCCCTCCAGCTCGCCCCCGCCGCGGTGCACTATAACCTGAAGCGACCCCGCCTCTACGAAGAGGCCCTTGATCGCAACGAGGGGCAGCTCGCCGCGGGCGGCCCGCTCGTGACCCGCACGGCCCCGTACACGGGCCGGAGCCCGAAAGACCGGTTCATCGTCCGGGACGCGTCGGTGGCCGACCAGATCAACTGGGGCGAGGTGAATCAGCCCACGGACCGGGCCACGTTCGATCATCTTCACGAGCGGATGGCCGAGCACGCCGAGGGGCGCGACCTTTTCGTGCAGGACCTCCACGCCGGCTGGGATGAATCGTACCGCCTTCCCGTCCGCATCATCACCGAAAAGGCGTGGCACAGCCTGTTCGCGCGCAACATGTTCGTGCGGCCCGACGGCCCTGTGCCCGACTCGTTCGAGCCCGGCTTTACCGTGGTGGACCTCTGCGAGTTCGAGGCCGACCCGGAGCGGGACGGGACCCACTCCGAGGCCGCCGTCTTCGTCGACATCGCCCAGAACCTGATCCTGATCGGCGGCACCCACTACGGCGGCGAGATCAAGAAGTCCATCTTCTCGGTCCTCAACTACATGCTCCCCGAAGAGGGCGTACTGCCCATGCACTGCTCGGCGAACGAGGGCGAGGATGGGGACA is part of the Salinibacter ruber DSM 13855 genome and encodes:
- the secD gene encoding protein translocase subunit SecD, with translation MQGNGFKVGLTIFFVGLCGFYLFPSVQNLYVSYKMNNMSEEERVEYREDNRQWLQQVDASSLNLGLDLQGGMHVTLEVEIGNLLNQLAVNKDEAFQQALRTAEQRAEEENVSVVEAFVEEFEAENPDGRLSRYFRNQGEDITRRSSNDEVQEYLQGQADTAVQNGIQVVRNRVNQYGVTEPSIQRQGDERIVVELPGVSDRERVRDLLESASQLTFHLMANPQQLGESVQRMIEYYEPTAEDSARIAEAQAADTAATEASTDTSGVTEGTELAASSGQEASGGQQQGTALTEPGESAQTGPQNSLLAAMQPMPGQEQPIIGRAFASDTSRVNELLQDPSVQNMLPPGIEPMWTASPVLTTEDGREAFHLLAVRAEPELTGEVVTEASVQFDRQTNEPKVSITMNSDGARRWDRITAANIGNRVSIVLDDIVYSSPNIQSRISGGRTEITGLESRQEASDIVTVLQSGRLQTDLNIISERTVGPSLGEESTRAGFISVVAGFLLVVLFMIMYYRTAGVVADIALLLNLILIMGILAGFGATLTLPGIAGIVLTIGMAVDANVLVYDRVREEQATGKTLRAAINAGYEQSLSAILDANITTFFVGVILYSFGVGPIKGFAVTLMAGILASLFTAIIVTRIIFDYMVEDRRMQVSYG
- a CDS encoding alpha/beta hydrolase yields the protein MPPSGETGTFRTHDGLSLATRRWTPSAAPEAHVLLVHGYAEHCGRYDHVATALTEQGAAVHAYDQRGHGRSDGRRAYVDRFEQYLADLDAFRLHVAPLEDKPVFLFGHSMGGLVTVLYVLNRRPHVDGLLLSAPAIEVNPDLAPVLRRMAQALGRVAPTLPTVRSPQGSISRDPAVLEDARNDPLNYHGRTLARTGAELLRAGNDAQCRLHELTIPFLVFHGTADPLVSPAGSRHLHERAAAPDKTLKLYDGLYHETFNEPERERVLGDVSTWLAERLPTDPAR
- a CDS encoding SIMPL domain-containing protein produces the protein MFYRLFPLWLVVVAALFTAVGPAAAQDDDRSTVSVSGEGTVTAQPDQALVRFGVVTRAETAGAARTQNATAAKTAMNAVRGLDVPEEKLQMESLRLQPQYEYNDEENRRELVGYEATRQVVVELDRLDVLPQLVADVVEGGANELDGIDYRLSDRTQFRNEALREAARAAREKARLLAATLDAQLGSVRTINEQSFDFVRPQPQRARVEMAKTTSTSQGEPEAYAAGEIEVSAQVQVTFDLLTGPDR
- a CDS encoding asparagine--tRNA ligase: MSDADSPAPMLSPDREDGTIEDFTRIEDLADHVDETVTLKGWLHNQRGSGGIKFLILRDGSGFVQCVVPQDAVDADSWAVADDVRQEAALEITGSVSADERAPGGYELQVDAVERIGESGDYPVTPKEHGIDFLMEHRHLWLRSESQWAVMRIRNRIETAIHEFFQERGFLQTDAPILTGNAVEGTSTLFDLDYFDDESAYLTQSGQLHGEAMAMAYGKVYTFGPTFRAEKSATRRHLTEFWMIEPEMAFYDLEMNAQLAEDFVAHIVQAVLEDCEEELEALDRDTSALEQVETPFPRISYDEAVELLRSDETAEMIDERIEALNEEKAELLEEKEENQTRRGQAKKHVKRKIDAREIEINKRVDEIEEALRNLPDWKESAQTFEWGSDFGGDDETVLTWHFDRPVIVHRFPAEIKAFYMKRDPDDDRLAMGIDVLAPEGYGEIIGGGERATDLDFLKEQIEAHDLPEDVFDWYLDLRKFGSVPHSGFGLGLERTVSWITGRDHVRETIPFPRTIARLHP